In Festucalex cinctus isolate MCC-2025b chromosome 9, RoL_Fcin_1.0, whole genome shotgun sequence, the DNA window tgccaccttgtGGGATATGGGCGCCTTGGAACTTTGTTGACGTGAGCTGAGGAGCTTCAttcagacaaaagtagtgctttgctgacGTGTGGttatcttggtgccaaggaactttGTTGAAGTTGGTTGAGGAGCTTAATTAAGACTGAAGGAGTGCTTTGCCGCCACCTTGTGGGATCTGGGTGCCCTGGAACTTTGTTGACGTGAGCTGAGGAGCTTTAttcagacaaaagtagtgctttgctgacGTGTGGTTTGTGCCAAGGTAATATGctaaagtgagttgaggaggcCCAACTGTTGCGGACTTAGGATGTGCCGCCTTGCTATGAGTGCAGCATTCTTATGAGAACCAGGTCAGGACTGTGTTTTCTTGCGACTCAGCTGGATGTACGCTAGGTGAAGCGTGAGCGCATTGCGGCCTATTAGCGAGACCACGCGGCGACTGTGACATTTGTGAAACGTTGAAATTGGAGCATGGGGCCCACACATTGCTCACCACCAAGCTAACTGTTCAAGGAAAAGCGAAGCTCGagtcgtttgtttttgttttttttctcacattgTTGGCTTCACAGTGCGTGTGAAGGTTCTGTCGTGTCCAACAGTCGAGGTTGTGCGTTTGAATCTCTGCTGCCAGACTTCCTGTGCGAACACTCTTGTGCTGAATTGTGGCGATTATAGCATGAAACTTACCTTTAACATTTAACTTTTCACAATTTTTGGAGTTTCTCCTCCTCACTTAACTAATTGCCTTTATTCTTAGCAGTTGTTAAATGGCACAATTGCAAcatgcagttagctagctagctggcccAAAAATAGGTAgccactttagagcgcctcattgttggCTGTGAGTGTCATGGTTTGAGAAAACACCagattggggtgggggggttcttAATTGACAGCTGGACCGGGGctctttagagcgcctcattgtttGCCATGAGTGCCTGCATGTCAGTGTAAGTGAAGGTTATTGAGTTGCTTTCTCATctatgaacttaaaaaaaaaatcctaagaaATCCTGATGTAATCATAATTTATTCTTGAAAGGGGTTACAAAAAGAAGGAAACTTATTTCGTGTGCAAagaagttttattattttcgttAGTAGTTATCAAAATAAGTATTGTGTATATACAGTAAATGACAGtaaaaatgcatcttttttaTTTCAGACTCTCTActaattttaaagggatacttgaccaattgagccattttcagcagtaaaaagttaatatttagcccagaatgaatttgataattccattattttccatttacaATTAATAGCTTTCCTTCTACTGTTTATGCCTATAAGAATAGTTGACGTTTCAATTTGTATGTCTTtgtgaaaaaaagagagaaatagtAATGAGCAAAGTTTTCTGTCGTATGAAGCTTATTTTATGTCAGATGAATGATAAAGGTGGCAGTACATTAATAAAAGTACTTTAAAGGAACATtacaataaacagcttgaagcaaaaAACACTTTGCCTCTCATTTGGAGGGCTCTTAGCTATCTGCCCAACTGCATTCAGGGAGTGTTTGAACTTTgaacacataaaaaacaaaacaagacaaaaaacgGCCAACCTTAATGCAGGTAGGAAATAAGATGAAAAagtacaaagtaacacagaagcAAAAATACTGCTATTTGACAGCTCAAATAGAatgtcacgttttttttgtttttgttttttttgcagtggcGGTCCTGAATACCGATTTCAATGCTTTCATGCATGcagatttgaattaaaaaaactaacactgaacACTGAACACTTGAACATGGAGCTCATTGACAAAACTCATGAACAGAAAACACGATGCAGATGAGTAAAACCTTTTGTGGGTGTACACATTTAAGACAAGGGTTAATTGGTAAAGAATATGTGTACTTTTCCTAAGGACCCACTCATATTCTTAATTATCAACCATTATTTGCCAAACGAATGAACAAAAAGCCtatttttttcggaaaaatagCCCTACAGTCACAATAATTAAATCATCTatcctatacatttatttatttatttatttttttagaaaaacacaTTGTAATACAGTATTACGAGCAtaaatgtgttttcattttttctttttctttttatctttacaAAAACTAACTTAGTGAAAGTAATTAGTTTattatgtttcttttattgATACGACAGCGTAtcagggccacgtataaataatttctttagagggtgggggcaatattccgacaaaaaatattaaaatgtatattaattTGTACGTTTATGTttacagaattattatttacacgacttgacttgacattttgctatttttattttttattttttatacaagtaTCTAAGTTGTTCTGTTGAATCTGCTGCTCTCCGTctttcacttgcatttacctaaagtGTGCTaccttctgattggttagtgctaATCAGCTGATTGGGGATCACAAAATGTTGGCGCTCGAGCTACcagtaaagtttaaattaagaatgaatCCGTCTCCAttctgccttttcattttataaacgaATCCTCAAATGATTATACTACAGCTATGCTACATGTATTTCTCagaagtttctgagtttttttttctcgtaaatctgccactttataaacttacaaatctgccactttagaaagtcgcaaatttgggggggtttttctcggaatattgaacccgccctctaaaaaaatatttatacgtggccctaatacactATCATATATTGACACAGCAGTGTGCTTAATGAAAATGAGACAACATAATAATTACTGGCAAATTATTTTGCTCACCCCCAAGGTTAGCTTGCACTCCAGTTCAACGACAACGTAACAATCATTTATTAGCAGGGACAACAAAGACACGCTAATGGTTCTAATGATGTCCATTTTGGAAGCTCTGATAGCCTCCAAGAAAGCCTGACTGCACCTGCTGGATTGCGTACGAAGGCTTACCGGGCTCAAAGCCTCCGGTGGCCTCCACAGAGTCTCTAAATCCTTGAGGCGCCATCCAGTTGGCCAGATGCTCCGCCTTAGAGCCGGAGGCCACGCCGGGCGCCATCTCGGCGCGGTCGCCGTGCAGAAGGTTGAGCAGCGACGAGGCGTACTGCTGCCCCGTCAAGCTCAGATCTTCCGCCGAATACGGCAAGCCCGACGACATCTCCCCGCTCCTGCTGATGAACGGGTGCCACGGCCCGGCGAGTTCGTCGGCGGGGGCGAAAGACAAGTGGTGGCCCGCCGCTGCCGCCGGCGGAGGCTCGGCTAGGTT includes these proteins:
- the vgll1 gene encoding transcription cofactor vestigial-like protein 1, encoding MEDCMESPVPVKVEGHSRSVILRYFRGDIGSMVDAHFSRALSKEAKDNAPAVKAKKMRKNIKLEESSACHTNLAEPPPAAAAGHHLSFAPADELAGPWHPFISRSGEMSSGLPYSAEDLSLTGQQYASSLLNLLHGDRAEMAPGVASGSKAEHLANWMAPQGFRDSVEATGGFEPGKPSYAIQQVQSGFLGGYQSFQNGHH